The proteins below come from a single Vicugna pacos chromosome 13, VicPac4, whole genome shotgun sequence genomic window:
- the PLEKHG5 gene encoding pleckstrin homology domain-containing family G member 5 isoform X3, whose amino-acid sequence MGTGPGVSGRRAASSPGPRLPSRDPEPSRAGGRGRDGEGQVCHHADCQQLHRRGPLNLCEACDSKFHSAMHYDGHVRFDLPPQGSVLARNVSTRSCPPRTSPAADLEEEEEGSVDGKGDRKSTGLKLSKKKARRRHTDDPSKECFTLKFDLNVDIETEIVPAMKKKSLGEVLLPVFERKGIALGKVEIYLDQSNTPLSLTFEAYRFGGHYLRVKAKPGDEGKVEQGVKDSKSLSLPILRPAGAGPPTQERVDPQSRRESLDILAPGRRRKNMSEFLGEASIPGQEPLTPSSCSLPSSSSGGGDSWKNRAASRFSGFFSSGPSTSAFSREVDKMEQLEGKLHAYGLFGLPRLPRRLRFDHDSWEEEGDEEEDEDDACLRLEDSWRELIDGHEKLTRRQCHQQEAVWELLHTEASYIKKLRVITNLFLCCLLNLQESGLLCEVEAERLFSNIPEIARLHRRLWGSVMVPVLEKARRTRALLQPGDFLKGFKMFGSLFKPYIRYCMEEEGCMEYMRGLLRDNDLFRAYVTWAEKHQQCQRLKLSDMLAKPHQRLTKYPLLLKSVLRKTDEPRAKEAVVTMIGSVERFIHHVNACMRQRQERQRLAAVVSRIDAYEAVEGNNDEVDKLLKEFLHLDLTAPIPGASPEETRQLLLEGSLRMKEGKDSKMDVYCFLFTDLLLVTKAVKKAERTKVIRPPLLVDKIVCRELRDPGSFLLIYLNEFHSAVGAYTFQASGQALCRGWLDAIYNAQNQLQQLRAQEHPGSQQQLQSLEEEEDEQEEEEDEDEEEGGESSTSAASSPTILRKSSSSPDSQHCASDGSTETLAMVVVEPEEMLSSPEFEGGPFSSQSDETSLSTTASSVTPTSDLLPLGPVDGRSCSMDSAYGTLSPTSLQDFVAPAPLVEPAPRPPELTQGPSPPPSPRLRRRTPVQLLPCLPHLLKSKSEASLLQLLSGAATRGAPPAPSRSLSELCLAAPAPGTRTQGSSQEAGPSWDYQGTPGLGSGSRLSELYGGASCPSGMPEGPIRRSRELPSGALPRVQPEPPPGISAQHRKLTLAQLYRIRTTLLLNSTLTASEV is encoded by the exons GTATGCCACCACGCTGACTGCCAGCAGCTGCACCGCCGGGGGCCCCTCAACCTCTGTGAGGCCTGTGACAGCAAGTTCCACAGCGCCATGCATTATGATGGACACGTCCGCTTCGACCTGCCCCCCCAAG GCTCTGTCCTGGCTCGGAACGTGTCCACCCGCTCATGCCCCCCGCGCACCAGCCCTGCAGCggacttggaggaggaggaggagggctctGTGGATGGCAAGGG GGACCGGAAGAGCACAGGCCTGAAACTCTCCAAGAAGAAAGCTAGGAGGAGACACACAGAT GACCCAAGCAAGGAGTGCTTCACCCTGAAATTTGACCTGAACGTGGACATCGAGACGGAGATTGTACCAGCCATGAAGAAGAAGTCGCTGGG GGAGGTGCTGCTGCCGGTATTTGAAAGGAAGGGCATTGCCCTGGGCAAAGTGGAGATCTACCTGGATCAGTCCAACACGCCCCTGTCCCTCACCTTTGAGGCCTACAGGTTCGGGGGACACTACCTGCGGGTCAAAG CCAAGCCAGGGGACGAGGGTAAGGTGGAGCAGGGAGTGAAGGACTCCAAGTCCCTGAGTCTGCCAATCCTGCGGCCAGCCGGGGCCGGGCCCCCCACCCAGGAGCGTGTGGATCCCCAGAGCCGCCGGGAGAGCCTGGACATCCTG GCCCCTGGCCGCCGACGCAAGAACATGTCGGAGTTTCTGGGGGAGGCGAGCATCCCTGGGCAGGAGCCCCTGACGCCTTCCAGCTGCTCTCTgcccagcagcagcagtgggggTGGCGACAGCTGGAAGAACCGGGCAGCCAGTCGTTTCAGTGGCTTCTTCAGCTCAGGCCCTAGCACCAGCGCCTTCAGCCGG GAGGTGGACAAGATGGAGCAGCTGGAGGGCAAGCTGCACGCCTATGGCCTCTTCGGGCTGCCCAGGCTGCCCCGGAGGCTGCGCTTTGACCACGACtcatgggaggaggaaggggacgaAGAGGAGGACGAGGATGATGCCTGCCTGCGGCTGGAGGACAGCTGGCGGGAACTTATTGATGGGCATGAG AAGCTGACCCGGCGGCAGTGCCACCAGCAGGAGGCAGTGTGGGAGCTCCTGCACACGGAGGCTTCCTATATTAAGAAACTGCGGGTGATCACCAAC CTGTTCCTGTGCTGCCTCCTGAACCTGCAAGAGTCGGGGCTGCTGTGTGAG gtggaGGCGGAGCGCCTGTTCAGCAACATCCCGGAGATCGCGCGGCTGCACCGCAGGCTATGGGGCAGCGTGATGGTGCCGGTGCTGGAAAAGGCGCGGCGCACGCGGGCGCTGCTGCAGCCCGGGGATTTCCTCAAAGGCTTTAAGATG TTCGGCTCCCTCTTCAAGCCCTACATCCGATACTGCATGGAGGAGGAGGGCTGCATGGAGTACATGCGCGGCCTGCTGCGCGACAACGACCTCTTCCGGGCCTACGTCACG TGGGCGGAGAAGCACCAGCAGTGCCAGCGGCTGAAGCTGAGCGATATGCTGGCCAAGCCCCACCAGCGGCTCACCAAGTACCCGCTGCTGCTCAAGTCGGTCCTGAGGAAGACAGACGAGCCTCGCGCCAAGGAGGCCGTCGTCACCATG ATCGGCTCCGTGGAGCGCTTCATCCACCACGTGAACGCGTGCATGCGGCAGCGGCAGGAGCGGCAGCGGCTGGCGGCCGTGGTGAGCCGCATTGACGCCTACGAGGCGGTGGAGGGCAACAACGACGAGGTGGACAAG CTCCTGAAGGAATTCCTGCATCTGGACTTGACAGCGCCCATCCCCGGCGCTTCCCCTGAGGAGACACGACAACTGTTGCTGGAAGGGAGCCTGAGGATGAAGGAGGGGAAGGACAGCAAG ATGGATGTGTACTGCTTCCTCTTCACGGACCTGTTGTTGGTGACCAAGGCAGTGAAGAAGGCCGAGAGGACCAAGGTCATCAGGCCGCCACTGCTGGTGGACAAGATTGTGTGTAGGGAGCTTCGGGACCCTG GCTCCTTCCTCCTCATCTACCTGAATGAGTTCCACAGCGCTGTGGGCGCCTACACGTTCCAGGCCAGCGGCCAGGCCTTGTGTCGTGGCTGGTTGGATGCCATTTACAATGCCCAG AACCAGCTGCAGCAGCTGCGCGCACAGGAGCACCCAGGCAGCCAGCAGCAGCTGCAGAGCctagaagaggaggaggatgagcaggaggaggaggaggatgaagacgaggaggaaggaggagagagcagcACTTCGGCTGCCAGCTCCCCTACCATCCTGCgcaaaagcagcagcagccctGACTCCCAGCACTG TGCCTCTGACGGCTCCACGGAGACCCTGGCCATGGTGGTGGTGGAGCCTGAGGAGATGCTGTCCTCTCCTGAGTTCGAGGGCGGCCCCTTCAGCTCCCAGTCAGACGAGACCTCTCTGAGCACCACTGCCTCATCTGTCACGCCCACCAGCGACCTGTTGCCCCTAGGCCCGGTGGATGGCCGCTCCTGCTCCATGGACTCTGCCTATGgcaccctctcccccacctccctgcaagATTTTGTGGCCCCAGCCCCTTTGGTGGAGCCAGCACCCCGGCCCCCAGAGTTAACACAAGGTccttcacccccaccctcaccccgtCTCCGCCGCCGCACTCCTGTCCAGCTGCTGCCCTGTCTGCCCCACCTGCTCAAGTCCAAATCCGAGGCCAGCCTCCTCCAGCTGCTGTCAGGGGCCGCCACCCGTGGagcgcccccagcccccagccgcagcctgtcagaactctgcCTGGCTGCTCCTGCCCCTGGCACCAGGACTCAGGGCTCCTCTCAGGAAGCTGGGCCCAGCTGGGATTACCAGGGCACACCAGGCCTTGGCAGTGGCTCCAGGCTGTCAGAGCTGTATGGTGGAGCCAGCTGCCCAAGTGGGATGCCTGAAGGACCCatcaggaggagcagagagctgCCCTCAGGGGCCTTGCCCAGGGTCCAGCCTGAGCCCCCACCGGGGATCTCTGCTCAGCACAGGAAGCTGACGTTGGCCCAGCTCTACCGAATCAGGACCACTCTGCTGCTTAACTCCACCCTCACTGCCTC GGAGGTCTGA
- the PLEKHG5 gene encoding pleckstrin homology domain-containing family G member 5 isoform X2, translated as MSSVLTKYGSPPRSWLGLRPGAEDRSLAEEKGLRCQNPDCMDKGRAAKVCHHADCQQLHRRGPLNLCEACDSKFHSAMHYDGHVRFDLPPQGSVLARNVSTRSCPPRTSPAADLEEEEEGSVDGKGDRKSTGLKLSKKKARRRHTDDPSKECFTLKFDLNVDIETEIVPAMKKKSLGEVLLPVFERKGIALGKVEIYLDQSNTPLSLTFEAYRFGGHYLRVKAKPGDEGKVEQGVKDSKSLSLPILRPAGAGPPTQERVDPQSRRESLDILAPGRRRKNMSEFLGEASIPGQEPLTPSSCSLPSSSSGGGDSWKNRAASRFSGFFSSGPSTSAFSREVDKMEQLEGKLHAYGLFGLPRLPRRLRFDHDSWEEEGDEEEDEDDACLRLEDSWRELIDGHEKLTRRQCHQQEAVWELLHTEASYIKKLRVITNLFLCCLLNLQESGLLCEVEAERLFSNIPEIARLHRRLWGSVMVPVLEKARRTRALLQPGDFLKGFKMFGSLFKPYIRYCMEEEGCMEYMRGLLRDNDLFRAYVTWAEKHQQCQRLKLSDMLAKPHQRLTKYPLLLKSVLRKTDEPRAKEAVVTMIGSVERFIHHVNACMRQRQERQRLAAVVSRIDAYEAVEGNNDEVDKLLKEFLHLDLTAPIPGASPEETRQLLLEGSLRMKEGKDSKMDVYCFLFTDLLLVTKAVKKAERTKVIRPPLLVDKIVCRELRDPGSFLLIYLNEFHSAVGAYTFQASGQALCRGWLDAIYNAQNQLQQLRAQEHPGSQQQLQSLEEEEDEQEEEEDEDEEEGGESSTSAASSPTILRKSSSSPDSQHCASDGSTETLAMVVVEPEEMLSSPEFEGGPFSSQSDETSLSTTASSVTPTSDLLPLGPVDGRSCSMDSAYGTLSPTSLQDFVAPAPLVEPAPRPPELTQGPSPPPSPRLRRRTPVQLLPCLPHLLKSKSEASLLQLLSGAATRGAPPAPSRSLSELCLAAPAPGTRTQGSSQEAGPSWDYQGTPGLGSGSRLSELYGGASCPSGMPEGPIRRSRELPSGALPRVQPEPPPGISAQHRKLTLAQLYRIRTTLLLNSTLTAS; from the exons GTATGCCACCACGCTGACTGCCAGCAGCTGCACCGCCGGGGGCCCCTCAACCTCTGTGAGGCCTGTGACAGCAAGTTCCACAGCGCCATGCATTATGATGGACACGTCCGCTTCGACCTGCCCCCCCAAG GCTCTGTCCTGGCTCGGAACGTGTCCACCCGCTCATGCCCCCCGCGCACCAGCCCTGCAGCggacttggaggaggaggaggagggctctGTGGATGGCAAGGG GGACCGGAAGAGCACAGGCCTGAAACTCTCCAAGAAGAAAGCTAGGAGGAGACACACAGAT GACCCAAGCAAGGAGTGCTTCACCCTGAAATTTGACCTGAACGTGGACATCGAGACGGAGATTGTACCAGCCATGAAGAAGAAGTCGCTGGG GGAGGTGCTGCTGCCGGTATTTGAAAGGAAGGGCATTGCCCTGGGCAAAGTGGAGATCTACCTGGATCAGTCCAACACGCCCCTGTCCCTCACCTTTGAGGCCTACAGGTTCGGGGGACACTACCTGCGGGTCAAAG CCAAGCCAGGGGACGAGGGTAAGGTGGAGCAGGGAGTGAAGGACTCCAAGTCCCTGAGTCTGCCAATCCTGCGGCCAGCCGGGGCCGGGCCCCCCACCCAGGAGCGTGTGGATCCCCAGAGCCGCCGGGAGAGCCTGGACATCCTG GCCCCTGGCCGCCGACGCAAGAACATGTCGGAGTTTCTGGGGGAGGCGAGCATCCCTGGGCAGGAGCCCCTGACGCCTTCCAGCTGCTCTCTgcccagcagcagcagtgggggTGGCGACAGCTGGAAGAACCGGGCAGCCAGTCGTTTCAGTGGCTTCTTCAGCTCAGGCCCTAGCACCAGCGCCTTCAGCCGG GAGGTGGACAAGATGGAGCAGCTGGAGGGCAAGCTGCACGCCTATGGCCTCTTCGGGCTGCCCAGGCTGCCCCGGAGGCTGCGCTTTGACCACGACtcatgggaggaggaaggggacgaAGAGGAGGACGAGGATGATGCCTGCCTGCGGCTGGAGGACAGCTGGCGGGAACTTATTGATGGGCATGAG AAGCTGACCCGGCGGCAGTGCCACCAGCAGGAGGCAGTGTGGGAGCTCCTGCACACGGAGGCTTCCTATATTAAGAAACTGCGGGTGATCACCAAC CTGTTCCTGTGCTGCCTCCTGAACCTGCAAGAGTCGGGGCTGCTGTGTGAG gtggaGGCGGAGCGCCTGTTCAGCAACATCCCGGAGATCGCGCGGCTGCACCGCAGGCTATGGGGCAGCGTGATGGTGCCGGTGCTGGAAAAGGCGCGGCGCACGCGGGCGCTGCTGCAGCCCGGGGATTTCCTCAAAGGCTTTAAGATG TTCGGCTCCCTCTTCAAGCCCTACATCCGATACTGCATGGAGGAGGAGGGCTGCATGGAGTACATGCGCGGCCTGCTGCGCGACAACGACCTCTTCCGGGCCTACGTCACG TGGGCGGAGAAGCACCAGCAGTGCCAGCGGCTGAAGCTGAGCGATATGCTGGCCAAGCCCCACCAGCGGCTCACCAAGTACCCGCTGCTGCTCAAGTCGGTCCTGAGGAAGACAGACGAGCCTCGCGCCAAGGAGGCCGTCGTCACCATG ATCGGCTCCGTGGAGCGCTTCATCCACCACGTGAACGCGTGCATGCGGCAGCGGCAGGAGCGGCAGCGGCTGGCGGCCGTGGTGAGCCGCATTGACGCCTACGAGGCGGTGGAGGGCAACAACGACGAGGTGGACAAG CTCCTGAAGGAATTCCTGCATCTGGACTTGACAGCGCCCATCCCCGGCGCTTCCCCTGAGGAGACACGACAACTGTTGCTGGAAGGGAGCCTGAGGATGAAGGAGGGGAAGGACAGCAAG ATGGATGTGTACTGCTTCCTCTTCACGGACCTGTTGTTGGTGACCAAGGCAGTGAAGAAGGCCGAGAGGACCAAGGTCATCAGGCCGCCACTGCTGGTGGACAAGATTGTGTGTAGGGAGCTTCGGGACCCTG GCTCCTTCCTCCTCATCTACCTGAATGAGTTCCACAGCGCTGTGGGCGCCTACACGTTCCAGGCCAGCGGCCAGGCCTTGTGTCGTGGCTGGTTGGATGCCATTTACAATGCCCAG AACCAGCTGCAGCAGCTGCGCGCACAGGAGCACCCAGGCAGCCAGCAGCAGCTGCAGAGCctagaagaggaggaggatgagcaggaggaggaggaggatgaagacgaggaggaaggaggagagagcagcACTTCGGCTGCCAGCTCCCCTACCATCCTGCgcaaaagcagcagcagccctGACTCCCAGCACTG TGCCTCTGACGGCTCCACGGAGACCCTGGCCATGGTGGTGGTGGAGCCTGAGGAGATGCTGTCCTCTCCTGAGTTCGAGGGCGGCCCCTTCAGCTCCCAGTCAGACGAGACCTCTCTGAGCACCACTGCCTCATCTGTCACGCCCACCAGCGACCTGTTGCCCCTAGGCCCGGTGGATGGCCGCTCCTGCTCCATGGACTCTGCCTATGgcaccctctcccccacctccctgcaagATTTTGTGGCCCCAGCCCCTTTGGTGGAGCCAGCACCCCGGCCCCCAGAGTTAACACAAGGTccttcacccccaccctcaccccgtCTCCGCCGCCGCACTCCTGTCCAGCTGCTGCCCTGTCTGCCCCACCTGCTCAAGTCCAAATCCGAGGCCAGCCTCCTCCAGCTGCTGTCAGGGGCCGCCACCCGTGGagcgcccccagcccccagccgcagcctgtcagaactctgcCTGGCTGCTCCTGCCCCTGGCACCAGGACTCAGGGCTCCTCTCAGGAAGCTGGGCCCAGCTGGGATTACCAGGGCACACCAGGCCTTGGCAGTGGCTCCAGGCTGTCAGAGCTGTATGGTGGAGCCAGCTGCCCAAGTGGGATGCCTGAAGGACCCatcaggaggagcagagagctgCCCTCAGGGGCCTTGCCCAGGGTCCAGCCTGAGCCCCCACCGGGGATCTCTGCTCAGCACAGGAAGCTGACGTTGGCCCAGCTCTACCGAATCAGGACCACTCTGCTGCTTAACTCCACCCTCACTGCCTCGTGA
- the PLEKHG5 gene encoding pleckstrin homology domain-containing family G member 5 isoform X1 yields MSSVLTKYGSPPRSWLGLRPGAEDRSLAEEKGLRCQNPDCMDKGRAAKVCHHADCQQLHRRGPLNLCEACDSKFHSAMHYDGHVRFDLPPQGSVLARNVSTRSCPPRTSPAADLEEEEEGSVDGKGDRKSTGLKLSKKKARRRHTDDPSKECFTLKFDLNVDIETEIVPAMKKKSLGEVLLPVFERKGIALGKVEIYLDQSNTPLSLTFEAYRFGGHYLRVKAKPGDEGKVEQGVKDSKSLSLPILRPAGAGPPTQERVDPQSRRESLDILAPGRRRKNMSEFLGEASIPGQEPLTPSSCSLPSSSSGGGDSWKNRAASRFSGFFSSGPSTSAFSREVDKMEQLEGKLHAYGLFGLPRLPRRLRFDHDSWEEEGDEEEDEDDACLRLEDSWRELIDGHEKLTRRQCHQQEAVWELLHTEASYIKKLRVITNLFLCCLLNLQESGLLCEVEAERLFSNIPEIARLHRRLWGSVMVPVLEKARRTRALLQPGDFLKGFKMFGSLFKPYIRYCMEEEGCMEYMRGLLRDNDLFRAYVTWAEKHQQCQRLKLSDMLAKPHQRLTKYPLLLKSVLRKTDEPRAKEAVVTMIGSVERFIHHVNACMRQRQERQRLAAVVSRIDAYEAVEGNNDEVDKLLKEFLHLDLTAPIPGASPEETRQLLLEGSLRMKEGKDSKMDVYCFLFTDLLLVTKAVKKAERTKVIRPPLLVDKIVCRELRDPGSFLLIYLNEFHSAVGAYTFQASGQALCRGWLDAIYNAQNQLQQLRAQEHPGSQQQLQSLEEEEDEQEEEEDEDEEEGGESSTSAASSPTILRKSSSSPDSQHCASDGSTETLAMVVVEPEEMLSSPEFEGGPFSSQSDETSLSTTASSVTPTSDLLPLGPVDGRSCSMDSAYGTLSPTSLQDFVAPAPLVEPAPRPPELTQGPSPPPSPRLRRRTPVQLLPCLPHLLKSKSEASLLQLLSGAATRGAPPAPSRSLSELCLAAPAPGTRTQGSSQEAGPSWDYQGTPGLGSGSRLSELYGGASCPSGMPEGPIRRSRELPSGALPRVQPEPPPGISAQHRKLTLAQLYRIRTTLLLNSTLTASEV; encoded by the exons GTATGCCACCACGCTGACTGCCAGCAGCTGCACCGCCGGGGGCCCCTCAACCTCTGTGAGGCCTGTGACAGCAAGTTCCACAGCGCCATGCATTATGATGGACACGTCCGCTTCGACCTGCCCCCCCAAG GCTCTGTCCTGGCTCGGAACGTGTCCACCCGCTCATGCCCCCCGCGCACCAGCCCTGCAGCggacttggaggaggaggaggagggctctGTGGATGGCAAGGG GGACCGGAAGAGCACAGGCCTGAAACTCTCCAAGAAGAAAGCTAGGAGGAGACACACAGAT GACCCAAGCAAGGAGTGCTTCACCCTGAAATTTGACCTGAACGTGGACATCGAGACGGAGATTGTACCAGCCATGAAGAAGAAGTCGCTGGG GGAGGTGCTGCTGCCGGTATTTGAAAGGAAGGGCATTGCCCTGGGCAAAGTGGAGATCTACCTGGATCAGTCCAACACGCCCCTGTCCCTCACCTTTGAGGCCTACAGGTTCGGGGGACACTACCTGCGGGTCAAAG CCAAGCCAGGGGACGAGGGTAAGGTGGAGCAGGGAGTGAAGGACTCCAAGTCCCTGAGTCTGCCAATCCTGCGGCCAGCCGGGGCCGGGCCCCCCACCCAGGAGCGTGTGGATCCCCAGAGCCGCCGGGAGAGCCTGGACATCCTG GCCCCTGGCCGCCGACGCAAGAACATGTCGGAGTTTCTGGGGGAGGCGAGCATCCCTGGGCAGGAGCCCCTGACGCCTTCCAGCTGCTCTCTgcccagcagcagcagtgggggTGGCGACAGCTGGAAGAACCGGGCAGCCAGTCGTTTCAGTGGCTTCTTCAGCTCAGGCCCTAGCACCAGCGCCTTCAGCCGG GAGGTGGACAAGATGGAGCAGCTGGAGGGCAAGCTGCACGCCTATGGCCTCTTCGGGCTGCCCAGGCTGCCCCGGAGGCTGCGCTTTGACCACGACtcatgggaggaggaaggggacgaAGAGGAGGACGAGGATGATGCCTGCCTGCGGCTGGAGGACAGCTGGCGGGAACTTATTGATGGGCATGAG AAGCTGACCCGGCGGCAGTGCCACCAGCAGGAGGCAGTGTGGGAGCTCCTGCACACGGAGGCTTCCTATATTAAGAAACTGCGGGTGATCACCAAC CTGTTCCTGTGCTGCCTCCTGAACCTGCAAGAGTCGGGGCTGCTGTGTGAG gtggaGGCGGAGCGCCTGTTCAGCAACATCCCGGAGATCGCGCGGCTGCACCGCAGGCTATGGGGCAGCGTGATGGTGCCGGTGCTGGAAAAGGCGCGGCGCACGCGGGCGCTGCTGCAGCCCGGGGATTTCCTCAAAGGCTTTAAGATG TTCGGCTCCCTCTTCAAGCCCTACATCCGATACTGCATGGAGGAGGAGGGCTGCATGGAGTACATGCGCGGCCTGCTGCGCGACAACGACCTCTTCCGGGCCTACGTCACG TGGGCGGAGAAGCACCAGCAGTGCCAGCGGCTGAAGCTGAGCGATATGCTGGCCAAGCCCCACCAGCGGCTCACCAAGTACCCGCTGCTGCTCAAGTCGGTCCTGAGGAAGACAGACGAGCCTCGCGCCAAGGAGGCCGTCGTCACCATG ATCGGCTCCGTGGAGCGCTTCATCCACCACGTGAACGCGTGCATGCGGCAGCGGCAGGAGCGGCAGCGGCTGGCGGCCGTGGTGAGCCGCATTGACGCCTACGAGGCGGTGGAGGGCAACAACGACGAGGTGGACAAG CTCCTGAAGGAATTCCTGCATCTGGACTTGACAGCGCCCATCCCCGGCGCTTCCCCTGAGGAGACACGACAACTGTTGCTGGAAGGGAGCCTGAGGATGAAGGAGGGGAAGGACAGCAAG ATGGATGTGTACTGCTTCCTCTTCACGGACCTGTTGTTGGTGACCAAGGCAGTGAAGAAGGCCGAGAGGACCAAGGTCATCAGGCCGCCACTGCTGGTGGACAAGATTGTGTGTAGGGAGCTTCGGGACCCTG GCTCCTTCCTCCTCATCTACCTGAATGAGTTCCACAGCGCTGTGGGCGCCTACACGTTCCAGGCCAGCGGCCAGGCCTTGTGTCGTGGCTGGTTGGATGCCATTTACAATGCCCAG AACCAGCTGCAGCAGCTGCGCGCACAGGAGCACCCAGGCAGCCAGCAGCAGCTGCAGAGCctagaagaggaggaggatgagcaggaggaggaggaggatgaagacgaggaggaaggaggagagagcagcACTTCGGCTGCCAGCTCCCCTACCATCCTGCgcaaaagcagcagcagccctGACTCCCAGCACTG TGCCTCTGACGGCTCCACGGAGACCCTGGCCATGGTGGTGGTGGAGCCTGAGGAGATGCTGTCCTCTCCTGAGTTCGAGGGCGGCCCCTTCAGCTCCCAGTCAGACGAGACCTCTCTGAGCACCACTGCCTCATCTGTCACGCCCACCAGCGACCTGTTGCCCCTAGGCCCGGTGGATGGCCGCTCCTGCTCCATGGACTCTGCCTATGgcaccctctcccccacctccctgcaagATTTTGTGGCCCCAGCCCCTTTGGTGGAGCCAGCACCCCGGCCCCCAGAGTTAACACAAGGTccttcacccccaccctcaccccgtCTCCGCCGCCGCACTCCTGTCCAGCTGCTGCCCTGTCTGCCCCACCTGCTCAAGTCCAAATCCGAGGCCAGCCTCCTCCAGCTGCTGTCAGGGGCCGCCACCCGTGGagcgcccccagcccccagccgcagcctgtcagaactctgcCTGGCTGCTCCTGCCCCTGGCACCAGGACTCAGGGCTCCTCTCAGGAAGCTGGGCCCAGCTGGGATTACCAGGGCACACCAGGCCTTGGCAGTGGCTCCAGGCTGTCAGAGCTGTATGGTGGAGCCAGCTGCCCAAGTGGGATGCCTGAAGGACCCatcaggaggagcagagagctgCCCTCAGGGGCCTTGCCCAGGGTCCAGCCTGAGCCCCCACCGGGGATCTCTGCTCAGCACAGGAAGCTGACGTTGGCCCAGCTCTACCGAATCAGGACCACTCTGCTGCTTAACTCCACCCTCACTGCCTC GGAGGTCTGA